AGTAAATATGATTAAAGGCGATATGAAATTAAAAAGAGAAAGGGCTATTCAAAAAGTCTGGGATGCTATAAAAATACATAAAGGGACAACTCTTCTTAGCACTGGCATAACAGGAGATGATGCTAGAATGGCAAAAGCAGCAGTTGAGGCAGGAGCTAAATTGCTTGAACCAAATCATCCGGCAGTTGTTTTAGCAAGAGGTTTATATGGGGCTGGCGATATGCATGAAGCTGAGGCGGTAAGACATAAACTTCCCCTGGAAGAAATGTTAAAAGTCATATCCGGTGTTAGGAATGCGGTGGGGGAAGAAATTTTTATTACTGTTGGGGTTCCGGGAGGATTTGCAGAAACTCAGCCGACAATTTTAGCAGATGAGGACTTTTACAAAATTGCTAGAGCAGGTGCAGATTGTTTACATACACATAAAACTAATCTAGAAGACCTTGAGGAGTGGGTTGAAAAAGCTCATAAATACGGATTGTTAGTTGATGCATATATTGCTCATCCTGATGATAAGCATTTACTGGGGATACCTGCCAGGACGCCAGAAGAAGTTGCAGATGCTGCACAAAAAATGGAGGAGCTGGGAGTAGACATGATAGGACTTATGACAGGAATGACATATGAAGGTGTTACTGCAGGCGGCATGCATCCGATAGTAAAAGAAAGAGTCGAGGCTCTTGTAGAAACAGTAGAAAAAGCTCCTACGCTGGCAGAAGGAGGAATAAACCTTAAAAACTTTAGAGCTTTTAAAGA
This region of Tepidanaerobacter syntrophicus genomic DNA includes:
- a CDS encoding HisA/HisF-related TIM barrel protein, translated to MIKGDMKLKRERAIQKVWDAIKIHKGTTLLSTGITGDDARMAKAAVEAGAKLLEPNHPAVVLARGLYGAGDMHEAEAVRHKLPLEEMLKVISGVRNAVGEEIFITVGVPGGFAETQPTILADEDFYKIARAGADCLHTHKTNLEDLEEWVEKAHKYGLLVDAYIAHPDDKHLLGIPARTPEEVADAAQKMEELGVDMIGLMTGMTYEGVTAGGMHPIVKERVEALVETVEKAPTLAEGGINLKNFRAFKDTGVNIIVVGTSFDQLAAKAVSDAVKQYINIE